One genomic segment of Rhizobium gallicum bv. gallicum R602sp includes these proteins:
- a CDS encoding aldo/keto reductase, producing the protein MDYVKFGGTGLEVSKICLGCMTFGDPGRGKHAWTLGEEESRAIIRQALDLGINFLDTANTYSDGSSEEIVGRAIKDLKREDIVLATKVFHRMRPGPNGAGLSRKAIFDEIDNSLRRLGTDYVDLFQIHRFDYTTPIEETLEALHDVVKAGKARYIGASSMYAWQFAKMLYTSRLNGWTQFVSMQDHVNLLYREEEREMLPFCEDQKIAVIPWSPLARGRLARDWDERTARTETDEFGKTLYRQAEDADRKIIDTVGRLAKTHNVSRAQIATAWILQKSAVTAPIIGASKPHHLSDAVGALAVKLNADDVAALEEPYVPHHVEGFK; encoded by the coding sequence AGATCTGCCTCGGCTGCATGACCTTCGGCGATCCGGGCCGCGGCAAGCACGCCTGGACACTCGGCGAGGAGGAAAGCCGCGCGATCATCAGGCAGGCACTCGATCTTGGCATCAATTTCCTGGATACGGCGAATACCTATTCCGACGGCTCGTCCGAGGAAATCGTCGGACGGGCAATCAAGGACTTGAAGCGCGAGGACATCGTACTCGCGACCAAGGTCTTCCACCGCATGCGCCCCGGTCCGAACGGCGCTGGTCTTTCCCGCAAGGCGATCTTTGACGAAATCGACAACAGCCTGCGCCGACTCGGCACGGATTACGTCGACCTCTTCCAGATCCATCGCTTCGACTACACGACGCCGATCGAGGAAACGCTGGAGGCCTTGCACGACGTCGTCAAGGCCGGCAAGGCGCGCTATATCGGCGCCTCCTCCATGTATGCTTGGCAATTCGCAAAGATGCTCTACACCTCGCGGCTGAACGGCTGGACTCAGTTCGTGAGCATGCAGGACCATGTCAACCTTCTTTATCGCGAGGAGGAGCGCGAAATGCTGCCTTTCTGCGAGGACCAGAAGATCGCTGTCATTCCGTGGAGCCCGCTTGCCCGCGGCCGCCTGGCGCGCGACTGGGACGAAAGGACCGCCCGCACGGAAACGGATGAATTCGGCAAGACGCTCTACAGGCAGGCCGAAGATGCCGACCGCAAAATCATCGACACGGTCGGCCGATTGGCGAAGACACATAACGTCTCCCGGGCCCAGATCGCAACTGCTTGGATCTTGCAGAAGAGCGCGGTGACCGCACCGATCATTGGCGCATCGAAGCCGCACCATCTTTCGGACGCCGTTGGGGCATTGGCTGTCAAGCTCAACGCCGACGACGTCGCCGCTCTCGAAGAGCCTTATGTTCCGCATCACGTGGAAGGATTCAAATAA
- a CDS encoding TetR/AcrR family transcriptional regulator produces MRVSREKFAENRQKILEVAGVMFRENGFDGVGVADIMKACGLTHGGFYGHFQSKEELQLEVSRALIARVEVRWKALIADAPDRPLEALLDHYVSWCSVDNPGSSCVFVALMEEVSRSSGAVRETFNDGLSTLVDILAEIVPGETPEERRKNGFTTLSSMMGAVSLARAVENRDLAGQFLSTMREKLAPAKFVGA; encoded by the coding sequence ATGCGCGTCAGCCGCGAAAAATTTGCAGAAAACCGCCAGAAGATCCTGGAAGTGGCGGGCGTAATGTTCCGCGAAAATGGATTTGATGGCGTGGGGGTTGCCGATATCATGAAAGCCTGCGGGCTGACGCATGGAGGGTTCTATGGCCACTTCCAATCAAAGGAAGAGCTGCAGCTGGAGGTCAGCCGTGCGCTGATCGCCAGGGTGGAAGTGCGATGGAAGGCTCTTATCGCCGACGCTCCGGATCGCCCCTTGGAAGCGCTCCTCGACCACTATGTTTCCTGGTGTTCCGTCGACAATCCAGGCTCGAGCTGTGTCTTCGTGGCATTGATGGAAGAGGTGAGCCGCAGTAGCGGTGCGGTGCGGGAAACCTTCAACGACGGGCTTTCCACGCTTGTCGATATCCTGGCGGAGATCGTTCCGGGTGAGACGCCGGAGGAGCGCCGCAAGAATGGCTTTACGACGCTCTCATCAATGATGGGGGCCGTCAGTCTGGCGCGCGCGGTCGAAAATCGCGATTTGGCCGGTCAGTTCCTTTCGACGATGCGGGAGAAGCTGGCACCGGCAAAGTTTGTCGGCGCCTGA
- a CDS encoding MFS transporter: MVSTALASTLARRNIHYGWIVVGATFLTMLVTAGAMGAPGVLIKPLQDEFGWETSQISSALAIRLVLFGLMGPFAAAFMNYFGVRKVIVFALALIGAGFVGSLFMTSLWQLLLLWGIVVGFGTGLTAMVLAATISARWFTKHRGLVVGMLSASSATGQLVFLPLMAELTDRYGWRSTVFFVCAMIMVAALAVLAFMRDRPSDLNLPSLGEAHVTPPPARGTLVGALKTPITILKEISGTSTFWILFATFFICGLSTNGLIQTHFVTLCGDFGILPVAAASVLAVMGIFDFFGTIGSGWLSDRFDNRWLLFWYYGLRGLSLLFLPFSDFSFYGLSIFAVFYGLDWIATVPPTVKIAADRFGREKAGLVFGWVFAGHQLGAATAAYGAGLSRTELSSYLPAFFVAGAFCLLASILAITLKKSGLTEPAPATAH, from the coding sequence ATGGTTTCCACTGCGCTTGCCTCCACCCTTGCACGCCGCAACATCCACTACGGATGGATCGTTGTCGGCGCGACTTTCCTGACCATGCTGGTCACCGCCGGCGCCATGGGCGCGCCGGGCGTGCTGATCAAGCCGCTGCAGGACGAGTTCGGCTGGGAAACTTCGCAGATTTCCTCCGCACTTGCGATCCGCCTGGTCCTCTTCGGCCTGATGGGTCCCTTCGCGGCGGCTTTCATGAACTATTTCGGTGTGCGCAAGGTCATCGTCTTCGCGCTTGCGCTGATCGGCGCGGGCTTCGTTGGCTCGCTCTTCATGACATCGCTTTGGCAGCTTCTGCTGCTGTGGGGAATCGTCGTCGGTTTCGGCACCGGCCTGACGGCCATGGTGCTCGCAGCGACCATATCTGCCCGCTGGTTCACGAAGCACCGCGGCCTCGTGGTCGGGATGCTTTCGGCAAGCTCGGCCACCGGTCAGCTCGTTTTCCTGCCGCTGATGGCGGAATTAACGGATCGCTACGGCTGGCGCTCCACGGTCTTCTTCGTCTGCGCCATGATCATGGTTGCCGCACTTGCCGTGCTTGCCTTCATGCGCGACCGGCCCTCCGACTTAAACCTGCCCTCGCTCGGCGAAGCTCATGTCACGCCGCCGCCGGCACGGGGCACGTTGGTCGGCGCGCTTAAGACGCCGATCACGATCCTGAAAGAGATCTCCGGAACTTCGACTTTCTGGATCTTGTTCGCCACCTTCTTTATCTGCGGCCTCAGCACCAACGGCCTGATCCAGACTCATTTCGTCACGCTTTGCGGCGACTTCGGCATCCTGCCTGTCGCGGCGGCCAGCGTTCTAGCCGTAATGGGTATCTTCGATTTCTTCGGCACGATCGGCTCCGGCTGGTTGTCGGATCGCTTCGACAACCGCTGGCTCCTCTTCTGGTATTACGGTTTGCGCGGGCTTTCCTTGCTCTTCCTGCCCTTCAGCGATTTCAGCTTCTACGGTCTTTCGATCTTCGCGGTGTTCTACGGCCTCGACTGGATCGCCACCGTTCCGCCGACCGTAAAGATTGCCGCCGACCGCTTCGGCCGGGAGAAGGCCGGTCTGGTCTTCGGCTGGGTCTTTGCCGGCCATCAGCTGGGCGCGGCAACCGCTGCTTATGGCGCTGGCCTTTCACGGACCGAGCTGTCGAGCTACCTGCCGGCCTTCTTCGTTGCCGGCGCCTTCTGCCTGCTCGCCTCGATCCTCGCCATTACTTTGAAGAAGTCCGGCTTGACCGAACCGGCACCGGCTACCGCACACTGA